From one Anaeromyxobacter diazotrophicus genomic stretch:
- a CDS encoding metallophosphoesterase, whose protein sequence is MTRTPTFLLFFAVLFAVLGGMHYYLWARLVRDTGLPGRRALLVVFALAAVAVPLGMALARRLSFRATRGSLTVLFTWLGAAFLLFVALVATDLARLLWSGLRGLAAASGPELAPTDPGRRLFVARTLAGGAVLAAGAAAAGAVRSATGEPRVVELAVPLERLPRALSGFTLAQISDLHVGPTIREKHVKRVVDMTNALRPDAVVITGDLVDGSVAELRAATEHLARLRARHGVYFVTGNHEYYSGARAWLAELRRYGVTPLENARLTLGDRGPGGASFDLAGVNDWSAAPGYDGRWPALEQALEDRDPERALVLLAHQPRGVAEAAAAGVGLQLSGHTHGGQLFPWNLVVAAVYPFYKGLYRLERDGKATQIYVSCGTGYWGPPMRLGAPAEVTKLVLTT, encoded by the coding sequence TCCTCTTCTTCGCCGTCCTGTTCGCCGTGCTGGGCGGCATGCACTACTACCTGTGGGCGCGGCTGGTGCGCGACACGGGCCTGCCCGGCCGCCGCGCGTTGCTCGTCGTCTTCGCGCTCGCGGCGGTGGCGGTGCCGCTCGGCATGGCGCTGGCGCGGCGCCTCTCGTTCCGGGCCACCCGCGGCAGCCTGACGGTGCTCTTCACCTGGCTGGGCGCCGCCTTCCTGCTCTTCGTCGCGCTCGTCGCCACCGATCTCGCGCGGCTCCTCTGGTCGGGGCTGCGCGGCCTGGCGGCGGCGTCCGGGCCGGAGCTCGCGCCGACCGACCCGGGCCGGCGCCTCTTCGTGGCGCGCACGCTCGCCGGCGGCGCGGTGCTGGCCGCCGGGGCCGCTGCGGCGGGCGCGGTGCGGAGCGCCACCGGCGAGCCGCGCGTGGTCGAGCTGGCGGTGCCGCTCGAGCGGCTGCCGCGGGCGCTCTCCGGCTTCACGCTGGCCCAGATCTCCGACCTCCACGTCGGCCCCACCATCCGCGAGAAGCACGTGAAGCGGGTGGTGGACATGACGAACGCGCTCCGCCCGGACGCGGTGGTCATCACCGGCGACCTCGTCGACGGGAGCGTGGCCGAGCTGCGCGCCGCGACCGAGCACCTGGCGCGCCTCCGCGCCCGGCACGGCGTCTACTTCGTCACCGGCAACCACGAGTACTACTCCGGCGCGCGCGCCTGGCTGGCCGAGCTCCGCCGCTACGGCGTCACGCCGCTCGAGAACGCCCGCCTCACGCTGGGGGATCGCGGCCCGGGCGGCGCCTCGTTCGACCTCGCCGGCGTGAACGACTGGAGCGCCGCGCCCGGTTACGACGGCCGCTGGCCGGCGCTGGAGCAGGCGCTCGAGGATCGCGACCCGGAGCGCGCCCTGGTGCTGCTCGCCCACCAGCCGCGCGGGGTGGCCGAGGCGGCCGCGGCCGGGGTGGGCCTGCAGCTCTCCGGCCACACCCACGGCGGGCAGCTCTTCCCCTGGAACCTGGTGGTGGCGGCCGTCTACCCCTTCTACAAGGGGCTCTACCGGCTCGAGCGCGACGGCAAGGCCACCCAGATCTACGTCTCCTGCGGCACCGGCTACTGGGGCCCGCCCATGCGGCTCGGCGCGCCGGCCGAGGTGACGAAGCTCGTCCTCACCACCTGA
- a CDS encoding SIR2 family NAD-dependent protein deacylase encodes MEERLQEILGEVRRAGGRVVALTGAGISAESGIPTFRGAEGYWVVGSRNYMPQEMATHAMFQRRPDEVWRWYLYRFGVCHLAQPNAGHRALVALDRALGDRFHLVTQNIDGLHLRAGATPQRTSCIHGEAAWVRCADGCGAGRLPLPDLGPRDARTPFSAEDRRALTCPGCGGWLRPHVLWFDECYDEENYRMDTALRAAGRADLLLVVGTSGATNLPMQIGELAWRRGIALVDVNPEENPFSELCARAPRGFFARGAACARLPEIVAALTGAP; translated from the coding sequence ATGGAGGAGCGGCTGCAGGAGATCCTGGGCGAGGTGCGGCGCGCCGGGGGGCGGGTGGTGGCGCTCACCGGCGCCGGCATCTCGGCCGAGAGCGGCATCCCCACCTTCCGCGGCGCGGAGGGGTACTGGGTCGTCGGCTCGCGGAACTACATGCCGCAGGAGATGGCGACCCACGCCATGTTCCAGCGGCGGCCCGACGAGGTGTGGCGCTGGTACCTCTACCGGTTCGGCGTCTGCCACCTGGCGCAGCCCAACGCCGGCCACCGGGCGCTGGTGGCGCTCGACCGCGCGCTCGGCGATCGCTTCCACCTCGTGACGCAGAACATCGACGGGCTGCACCTGCGGGCCGGCGCGACCCCGCAGCGCACGAGCTGCATCCACGGCGAGGCGGCCTGGGTGCGCTGCGCCGACGGCTGCGGCGCCGGCAGGCTGCCGCTCCCCGACCTCGGCCCGCGCGACGCGCGGACGCCGTTCAGCGCCGAGGATCGGCGCGCGCTCACCTGTCCCGGCTGCGGCGGCTGGCTCCGGCCGCACGTGCTCTGGTTCGACGAGTGCTACGACGAGGAGAACTACCGGATGGACACGGCGCTGCGCGCCGCCGGCCGCGCCGACCTCCTGCTGGTGGTCGGGACGAGCGGCGCCACGAACCTCCCCATGCAGATCGGCGAGCTGGCCTGGCGCCGCGGCATCGCGCTGGTGGACGTGAACCCGGAGGAGAACCCGTTCTCGGAGCTCTGCGCCCGCGCGCCGCGCGGCTTCTTCGCCCGCGGCGCCGCCTGCGCGCGGCTGCCGGAGATCGTCGCCGCGCTGACGGGCGCTCCGTAG
- the apaG gene encoding Co2+/Mg2+ efflux protein ApaG gives MSTALTSGIRVHVQSEFRPERSAPGRWLFSYAVRIANEGDEPAQLVSRHWIITDAQGEHEEVVGEGVVGQQPRLEAGAHFDYSSFCILRTPHGSMHGTYRMKRDDGTWFDAEIAPFALVTPGALH, from the coding sequence GTGTCGACCGCCCTCACGTCCGGCATCCGCGTGCACGTCCAGAGCGAGTTCCGGCCGGAGCGCTCCGCCCCCGGCCGCTGGCTCTTCAGCTACGCCGTCCGCATCGCCAACGAGGGCGACGAGCCCGCCCAGCTCGTCTCGCGCCACTGGATCATCACCGACGCGCAGGGGGAGCACGAGGAGGTGGTGGGCGAGGGCGTGGTGGGCCAGCAGCCGCGGCTCGAGGCGGGGGCGCACTTCGACTACTCGAGCTTCTGCATCCTCCGCACGCCGCACGGCTCGATGCACGGCACCTACCGCATGAAGCGGGACGACGGGACCTGGTTCGACGCGGAGATCGCCCCGTTCGCGCTGGTGACGCCCGGGGCGCTCCACTGA